Proteins found in one Lutimonas zeaxanthinifaciens genomic segment:
- a CDS encoding acetyl-CoA C-acyltransferase — translation MKTAYIIDGYRTAVGKAPRGTFRFKRPDELAAETIAYLLKKVPELDVKRINDVIVGNAMPEAEQGLNMGRLVSLMGTKTNEVAGVTVNRYCASGLETISMATAKIQSGMADCIIAGGVESMSYIPMGGYRPVPNYETAKQGHEDYYWGMGLTAEAVAEQYKISREDQDEFAFNSHMKALNALDNNIFEEDIAPIDVEQIFLDKNGKKTSRNYTVKVDEGPRRGTNKEALAKLRPVFANKGSVTAGNSSQMSDGAAFVLVMSEEMVKELNLEPVARMVSFSAVGVEPRIMGIGPVAAVPKAIEQAGLSLNDIDLFELNEAFASQSLAVIRELGLNQDIVNVNGGAIALGHPLGCTGAKLSVQLFNEMRRRKQKYGVVTMCVGTGQGAAGVYELLK, via the coding sequence ATGAAAACAGCATATATAATTGATGGATACCGAACAGCAGTTGGTAAAGCCCCAAGAGGTACATTCAGGTTTAAAAGGCCGGATGAACTTGCTGCAGAAACAATTGCCTATTTATTAAAAAAGGTACCTGAGCTTGATGTCAAAAGAATCAATGATGTCATTGTAGGAAATGCCATGCCAGAAGCCGAACAAGGTTTAAATATGGGTCGCCTGGTGTCGCTAATGGGAACAAAAACCAATGAAGTAGCCGGAGTGACTGTAAATCGTTACTGTGCCTCAGGCCTTGAAACCATAAGTATGGCAACAGCAAAAATTCAGTCAGGGATGGCTGACTGTATCATTGCCGGAGGGGTTGAAAGCATGAGTTACATCCCTATGGGAGGTTACAGGCCTGTACCTAATTATGAAACGGCTAAACAAGGCCATGAAGATTATTACTGGGGTATGGGATTAACTGCTGAAGCTGTGGCAGAGCAATACAAGATCAGTCGTGAAGATCAGGACGAATTTGCATTCAATTCGCATATGAAAGCTCTAAATGCATTAGATAATAACATTTTCGAAGAAGATATCGCACCTATCGATGTAGAGCAGATATTTTTGGACAAAAACGGAAAAAAAACCTCAAGAAACTACACGGTAAAAGTAGATGAAGGACCAAGAAGAGGAACGAACAAGGAAGCACTCGCTAAATTAAGGCCGGTTTTCGCCAATAAAGGGAGTGTAACTGCTGGTAATTCCAGTCAAATGAGTGATGGAGCTGCATTTGTCCTTGTCATGAGTGAAGAAATGGTAAAAGAGCTGAACCTGGAACCCGTGGCAAGGATGGTCAGTTTTTCGGCTGTTGGTGTTGAGCCGAGAATAATGGGTATCGGACCTGTGGCTGCGGTTCCAAAAGCCATTGAACAAGCAGGATTGTCCTTAAATGATATTGATCTCTTTGAGCTGAATGAAGCATTTGCTTCTCAATCTTTGGCCGTTATCAGAGAACTGGGCCTGAACCAGGATATTGTCAATGTGAATGGTGGAGCTATCGCCTTGGGCCATCCTCTCGGCTGCACAGGTGCAAAACTGTCCGTTCAGCTTTTTAACGAGATGAGAAGAAGAAAACAAAAATACGGGGTAGTTACCATGTGTGTTGGAACAGGACAAGGTGCTGCCGGGGTGTATGAGTTATTGAAATAA
- a CDS encoding acyl-CoA dehydrogenase family protein translates to MEAIKGGEFLVREVKKEDVFVTEQFSEEQQMMKDAVIEFIDREVWPIKERFEEKDYALTEELMRKAGEMGFLGVSIPEKYGGIGMGFVSTMLVTDYISAASGSLGTAYGAHTGIGTMPIFLYGTEEQKQKYLPALTSGEKFGAYCLTEPGAGSDANSGKTTATLSEDGKSYLINGQKMWISNAGFAEIFIVFARIEDDKNITGFLLEYDKENPNGVSFGDEEKKLGITSSSTRQVFFSNTEIPVENMLSERGKGFKIALNSLNVGRIKLAAACLDASRRTLTESIKYANERIQFKKPISSFGAIQAKFAEMATKTFTIDAGSYRAAKDIQNYIDSLLASGKSHQESELIAFSEYAIEAAILKVYGSETSQYVTDEGIQIFGGMGFSKDTPMEAAWRDARITRIYEGTNEINRLLTIGMLLKKAFKGDIDLMTPAMAVGKSLMEIPSFDIPDYSELFSEEKEIIGKLKKAFLMISGKAVETFGMELEEHQQLILAAAEVLIEIYMAESALLKAEKVADMTSEEAAKGQIAMAKINLYNAVGIINEKGKEAIAYFAEGDEQRMMLMGLKRFTKYTNLPNIIALRKEVAAILIEENKYCF, encoded by the coding sequence ATGGAAGCTATAAAAGGAGGTGAATTTCTTGTAAGAGAAGTCAAGAAGGAAGATGTTTTTGTCACAGAGCAGTTTAGTGAGGAACAGCAAATGATGAAAGATGCTGTGATTGAATTTATTGACCGTGAAGTATGGCCAATAAAAGAAAGGTTTGAGGAAAAAGATTATGCCTTGACCGAGGAATTAATGAGAAAAGCAGGTGAAATGGGATTTCTTGGTGTTTCAATTCCGGAAAAATATGGCGGAATTGGAATGGGTTTTGTTTCAACAATGCTTGTTACAGATTATATTTCAGCGGCATCCGGTTCATTAGGTACCGCTTATGGAGCTCATACTGGTATAGGAACCATGCCAATATTTCTCTATGGCACTGAAGAACAAAAGCAAAAATATCTTCCGGCTTTGACATCCGGAGAGAAATTCGGAGCCTATTGTTTGACGGAACCCGGAGCGGGTAGTGATGCAAATTCGGGAAAAACGACGGCTACATTGAGCGAAGACGGCAAGAGCTATCTGATCAACGGACAGAAAATGTGGATCTCCAATGCAGGCTTTGCTGAGATCTTTATCGTTTTTGCGCGTATTGAAGACGACAAGAATATCACAGGATTTTTATTGGAATACGACAAGGAAAATCCAAACGGAGTAAGCTTTGGTGATGAAGAAAAAAAGCTAGGTATTACTTCCTCTTCAACACGTCAGGTATTCTTTAGCAACACCGAAATCCCTGTTGAGAATATGTTATCCGAAAGAGGCAAAGGATTTAAAATTGCTTTGAATTCATTGAATGTAGGACGTATCAAACTTGCTGCAGCCTGTCTGGATGCCAGCAGAAGGACCTTAACGGAATCGATCAAGTACGCCAATGAAAGAATTCAGTTTAAAAAACCGATATCCAGTTTTGGAGCAATTCAGGCAAAATTCGCGGAAATGGCCACCAAAACCTTTACCATTGATGCCGGCTCGTACCGGGCAGCAAAAGATATTCAGAATTATATTGATTCGCTTTTAGCGTCCGGAAAGTCACATCAGGAATCAGAATTGATCGCCTTTAGTGAATATGCCATTGAAGCAGCCATCTTAAAAGTTTACGGTTCAGAAACATCTCAGTATGTTACGGATGAAGGTATTCAGATTTTTGGAGGTATGGGATTCTCAAAAGATACACCGATGGAAGCGGCATGGAGAGATGCCAGGATTACACGAATCTACGAAGGTACCAACGAGATCAACCGTCTGCTCACGATTGGAATGTTACTTAAAAAGGCATTTAAAGGTGATATTGACCTGATGACACCTGCCATGGCCGTTGGCAAAAGCCTGATGGAAATTCCTTCTTTTGATATACCAGACTATTCGGAATTGTTTTCTGAGGAAAAAGAAATCATCGGAAAATTGAAAAAAGCGTTTTTGATGATCTCTGGTAAAGCTGTGGAAACTTTTGGAATGGAACTGGAGGAACATCAGCAGCTAATTTTGGCTGCGGCAGAAGTTTTGATCGAGATCTACATGGCTGAAAGTGCCTTGTTAAAGGCAGAGAAGGTTGCTGACATGACCTCAGAAGAAGCTGCCAAGGGGCAGATCGCAATGGCGAAAATCAATCTATACAATGCTGTTGGTATCATTAATGAAAAAGGAAAAGAAGCGATTGCCTATTTTGCCGAAGGTGATGAGCAACGGATGATGCTAATGGGATTAAAAAGATTTACAAAGTATACCAATCTTCCAAATATCATAGCCCTTCGAAAAGAAGTTGCCGCCATTTTGATCGAGGAAAACAAGTATTGCTTTTAA